The sequence AACCTCACCGCAATCCCCGCCTGCGCATAACCGCTCCGGATGGCGAGGGCGACGGCGCGGTGGTCGCGCGCCTCGTGACGAAACCGACGCGGGCGCGCGCCGAGGAGCCGGTCGAGCACGTGCCTCGCGCCCGAGCCTTCCTCCCGCGCGATCCAACGCAGCCGGGCTCGAGCGATCGAAGAGGCCGAGCGAGCCCGAACCGTGCTCTCGAGAGCGACACCTTCCTGCCACCTCGCAACGTGAACCAGGCGAAACCCTTTGCCTGCGCCGCCGAGCACGCTCGAAGCCATGGCGGCGTTCGCGTCCTCGCCTGATTCCTCCGACCAGTGCAAACCCGCGGCGTGGACGAGACCCCGCTTCAAGAGCTCGAGGGCGTCCCGGCTGCCGCGTGTCAAGGCAAGAAGCCGGATCCCGTCCCGTCGAGCGAGCTCCGCCGCCAGAAGTCCGACCGCGGGATCGCAGCCCGCCACCACGAGTGTCCTCTGGGCTTCGGCCCAGGGTCTGCGGATCACTCCGCCTGGCCCGAAAGATCCGTCGTGGGGCAGGCTCCCGAGAGCCGTCGGCTCGACGGGAAAGAGTAGTCGCCGCGACCCGACGCGCGCCTCCCAGAAGCGTCCTTCCTGACATTCCGGCGCCCACGCCCAGCTCGGCTCGCTCTGACCGGTGGGCGAGAGGCTGAAGAGCTCCTCGACCGTCCGACCGAGCGCGCCCGCGAGCCGAAGGGCGGTGGCAATCGATGGCGATTGCCGACACATCTCTACTGCGCTCACTTCGGCCCTCGAGACGCCGCTTCTCACCGCGAGCTCCCGCTGCGACCAGCCGCGATGGCGGCGCGCTTCACTGAGAGTGGTGGACAGGATCCTGTCACTCATGCCGGAATCCTATCATAGCCGGAACGAGTACAATAGTGGGCCCATATGAGTGACAA comes from Vicinamibacteria bacterium and encodes:
- a CDS encoding substrate-binding domain-containing protein, yielding MSDRILSTTLSEARRHRGWSQRELAVRSGVSRAEVSAVEMCRQSPSIATALRLAGALGRTVEELFSLSPTGQSEPSWAWAPECQEGRFWEARVGSRRLLFPVEPTALGSLPHDGSFGPGGVIRRPWAEAQRTLVVAGCDPAVGLLAAELARRDGIRLLALTRGSRDALELLKRGLVHAAGLHWSEESGEDANAAMASSVLGGAGKGFRLVHVARWQEGVALESTVRARSASSIARARLRWIAREEGSGARHVLDRLLGARPRRFRHEARDHRAVALAIRSGYAQAGIAVRLAAEEAGLDFVLVQQEDYELCYRNELRGDEPIAALRKALKRAELRRLTRDLPGLEVARMGEERSVA